In the Arthrobacter sp. CDRTa11 genome, GCGGCCACGCCCCACTGATAGTCCAGCACGTCCAGTGCCGCCGAGTTCCAGGCGTTAACCACCCAGTTGACGGTGGTGGCGCCGGGCTCGCCGCCGGGCAGGCCTGACATGGTGACAACCCGGTTCTGGCCGAGTCGGTGGGCCAGACGGATGGAGCGGCGGATGTCCTCGGCATGTTTCCCGCCGATCTCCCGTTTGGGGTGCAGCGGGTTGCCGTTGCAGTTCAGGCCGGCGATGGAGACGCCGGTCCCTTCGAAAATTGCCAGGTAGTCGTCCCGTGCCGCGTCGCTTTCCAGGATCTGGTCCATGGTGGGGACATGGACGGCAGGAAGGAAGCCGCCCGTGTTAATCTCAATGCCGGTGAGGCCAAGGTCCGCGATGACCTTCAGGGCCTCGGGAAGGGAACGGTCGTGCAGGATCGCGTTGTAGACGCCGAGCTTCATAACGTGATCTTCTTTCCGTTGTTGAGCGCAGATTCTGTGACTGCGCCGAGCAGTTCCATGTTGCGGACACCTTCGTCGAAGCTGGCGCAGCGGGGCAGGGATTCTTCTTCACTGAGGCGGGCAACTTCCTCGAGGAACGCCCTGGCCTGGTAGCCGAAGGCGTCGTTCTGGCCGAAGCCAACCTCGGGCGCATCCATGGCCAGCCCGCCGGCGATGTAGGGGTGGCCCGGGCCGAGGATGACCTGGCGGTAGCCGTTTTCGTTTCCGGAGCCGTCGTTCAGGAACAGCTGGATTTCGGCGGGGCGGCGCTGGTCGAACTTGGCGGCGCCGTTTTCGCAGAACACTTCAAAGTTGAGGCTGTTGGCGTGGCCGGCGGCGACGCGGGAGACTTCAAAGCTGCCGGCACCGTTTTCGAACTCGGCGTTGAACGCAGCGTAGTCGTCGTTCTCGACGGCTTCGAAGGTGTCGCTGACGGCGACATGGTCATGGCCCATAACGGCGGCGAGCGGCAGCGGGCGTTTTCCGATGACTGTGCTCAGTTGACCGCCGGTGACGGATTTGATGTCGCCGCACAGGAATTCGGATACGTAGGCCAAGTGGGATCCGACGTCGGCGAGGG is a window encoding:
- a CDS encoding Gfo/Idh/MocA family protein, whose protein sequence is MAESLGVAVIGAGMAGKAHAAAYRTASALYSPVLPPVRLVSIGDVNAEFGSLAARRFGYERNDTSWQAIAEADDIDVVSVVIANSLHREVVEGLLAAGKHVLCEKPLSDSLEDARAMADAARSAASIARIGFTFRRTPGIAYIRDLIRNGVLGNVLHFSGRYWTDYGFSPSAPMSWRYKGGPGSGALADVGSHLAYVSEFLCGDIKSVTGGQLSTVIGKRPLPLAAVMGHDHVAVSDTFEAVENDDYAAFNAEFENGAGSFEVSRVAAGHANSLNFEVFCENGAAKFDQRRPAEIQLFLNDGSGNENGYRQVILGPGHPYIAGGLAMDAPEVGFGQNDAFGYQARAFLEEVARLSEEESLPRCASFDEGVRNMELLGAVTESALNNGKKITL